Within Topomyia yanbarensis strain Yona2022 chromosome 2, ASM3024719v1, whole genome shotgun sequence, the genomic segment taaaaatatagGTCAGCGGGTCAGTAGGCTTTATTTTGCTTACACGGAGCATAGAGATGGCAGCAAATTGCATGGCACCTTTCTCTGTTATTTTGACACACTCGTGGGTAATCGATGCGTGCGCGACGcgacactttttaactttttcatccTGCTATATTTTTAAATCATAAAATCGTGCAAACAAAATCGAAACATCTTTACCGCAAGAAAGATTTGAACAGATAAAATGGCGAATCGACCCGTTGtccttctggattgtttacatatttttgcttTCCATCGTTAGCAAACAGTGTGATCTTATACACCAATTTATACCACATTGCACTTGAACAGGTAAGACAGTCTGCTGTACGCGAGCCGTAATATTTTTCTTCTCACTTTTCTTTCTTCGCTGTTGCTGGTACTCACAACGTTCAGATTCGGTCGCTCAAGTTCACTCAACTGGAAAAgacgatcattttgatttgtgacCGAAGCTTTAGGtgcaatttgaagaaaaaatgacAGTCATGATATAGTGCAactctgtatatatatatatatatatatatatatatatatatatatatatatatatatatatatatatatatatatatatatatatatatatatatatatatatatatatatatatatatatatatatatatatatatatatatatatatatatatatatatatatatatatatatatatatatatatatataatttgcTTGTAATTATTTTGCAAGCGGATTTTTCCCTGCAAAATAACATCAACATCGAGAGGAAAAAAGAAGACCgtcttcgcatgtcccgtcccaggcTAAAACCATATTCTGTGTGTTCATCCATTGACATGCAtaaactggaaatatacacatagaactttatttatgcatcgatagtgTACTTTACTATCTGCCTGTCGTTTCTTCTGCTATAAATTTTATGGATCGGACATagtcggtctatccactcattgaatgtttactagaagtataggctagaaaatgcataaaaatcacagcagaatgaAAGAGACTGACtttttaagaaaataagaaaagaacAAAGCAATGATAAGAAAACGATTTTGTCGAAAATTCTTCCAATCTCATACCAAATGTTAGCATTAATTTCTGGGGTGACTTTTACCATATTATTTGTCCTTGATATTACTGTATACAAAATTAATCATCTGAATGAAATTGACATACCTTCTAACTAAACATCAAAGTCCCAAGAGTAACACTAAAAGTAATATAAAATTATTATAATGCGTGAAAATGCATAAATATTAATGCATTTCAAAGATTAAAAACGAAGAATATTAAAAATGCATATAaagctttttaatatttttcgttTTATCCGTGTAGAGCGAACTGACATTTGCtgcgctctttgtttacttggctGATCAGCTGTCAGTCTCTGCAGATGTCCTTTACACGCAGaaatttatttatgcatcgatagcacaCTTTTCCATCTGCCTGTCGTTTCTTCTGCTATAAATTTTATGGAtcggacatattcggtctatccactcattgaatgcttactagaagtatatgtatgaaaatgcataaaaatcacagcagaagaaaagagacgagaatagaaagtatgctaaatatgcatattttttgtttctcagtgtagaaAAAAACCAGTGAACTGTTTAaccacactacttttacagtaaacggcgcatgttacggcgggtagcctagaaaaaagtttcaattcaacgcttttttgtgaaaagtgcaatacttacaaatgtaaacatagggcttttttcatacatgcgaatgagggctttgaaacgcaacaaattaaccaaaaattttggattctacgatattgctttcttaaactttcgccctccacgctccatgcaaacaaacggcgatacttttttgctagcagtttagaggtaaaactgtttttttttcgtattttttaggattatcaagctgataccagctgtaaatagtaacaatgaacGCTATTGAAAACACCCGGACGAAATcagtggtgtaaaacggtagttattgtaaaaaaacgtaagagcgatacttcaatgctgataggtgggactgaaaaagtaaacaatcgccaagggggcgatactatcattttgccaatttcaatagcaaaaacaaattttaatttaataatttcaaatactttatgatgtTTTGGGTTTGTTGAATTTtattgaatggtgtcactgctagtatcgcccttttcaagaaaaagcgttgaattGTCTACCGGTCGCCAGCTTCTAGTTCAACCTGTCTAGCCGCCCTTTCGTTTACTGGGAATTAGTAACGGTAAACAAAGAGCTGCTCAACAAAtgtcaacgctttttcttgaaaagggcgatactagcagtgacaccattcacagaaaatcaacagtgaatatttaaaggcttggttttatttcctatttaagaactattgtgttttttacatcctagatcgcatgattcagtgatcgaaacccaaaactgcataaagtatttgaaattattaaattaaaatttgtttttgctatttaaatcgacaaaatgatagtatcgcccctttggcgattgtttactttttcggtcccacctatcagcattgaagtatcgcccttacgtttttttacaataactaccgttttacaccaccgatttcgtacgggttttttcaagagcgatcattgttactatttacagctggtatcagcttgattatccaaaaaaatcgaaaaaaacagtttcgcctctaaactgctagcaaaataaGTATCGCCCtgcttgtttgcatggagcgtggagggcgaaactttaaataaacaaacaaaaatacagtttcgcccgatgtattttttgctgtagtttaagaaagcaatatcgtagaatcaaaatttttaggttaatttgttgcgtttcaaagccctcattcgcatgtatgaaaaaagccttatgtttacatttgtaagtatcgcccttttcacaaaaaagcgttgatgtcattccaatcgagctgCGGTACGGAAAGTAACGCTACACACTTAAATTTCATTACCTACCAGTAGATAATTTTAATCTGCTGTCCTTATTTCGCTGCCGGCAAACAAGGAGAGGGAATTATTATTTTGCTCAAAATGATGAAGAGTTGGGCATATCTTATTATTTTTGTGCAAAATTATACtccctctctttcgtttttggttggaagaagaaggaagcaCATATTTTATATTACCAACTGATAGGTAGTCCGTGTCTCCACACGCAAACAAAAAACTATctaaaattgagttcttttgactcaatatcggggtatcgtggaggaaggtaaaattaggtaaaccgtgtcgAAGGTAGTTTACATTAGACCACGGCAAAAATCCCaatcattgataggttttttatactcaaatttaagttgaatttatccaattttgagtataccccaaacaactcaaaagtaccttcctccacggaagacctcgactgagtaaatctctcgttttgtttttgacaactaaataagtgcgaaagcgacgcacaactcaaaagtaatttaaagaatttattctgtacacgccaccgaaaaactacctaaaattaagtacttttgactcaatctcgtggtatcgtgcaggaaggtaaaattaagtaaaccgtgttgaaggtacacgccaccgaaaaactacctaaaattcagtacttttgactcaatctcgtggtatcgtgcaggaaggtaaaattaggtaaaccgtgttgaaggtagtttccatttaactacggcaaaaataataactcaaccttgagtttaatttacttaaatttaagttgaatttacttaattttgagtataccccaaacaacttaaaagtatcttactgcacggaagacctcggcTGAGTCgaatttcttgttttgtttttgacaacactaataagtgcgaaagcgacgcacagctcaaaagtacctaaatttaagttaaaagaacttattctgtaggttattttacgGTTGCGTGTAGtctccatttaactacggcaaaaattatacctcaaccttgagtttaatttacttaaatttaagttgaatttacctaattttgagtatacctcaaacaactcCAAAGTACCTTACTGTACGAAAGACCtcaactgagtcgaatctctcgttttgtttttgacaacactaataagggcgaaagcgacgcacaacccaaaagtacctaaatttaagttaaaagaacttattttgtagttttttatggttgcgtgtaggttattttatttttccgtgcAATGCTAGGTAGTGCAAGTACTCCGTGTATATATAACACAGTGTGTTTTGCTTCATAACTATTGACTGTCATTCGATACGACGCGATACGTCATTCATTTTTCAGTTTCATTTTGAGCTGGTGTGGCGTTGtaaagaagaaagaaaaaaaatattttgcgagTGCTTGGAAGTGAAAATTTTCCTCGAAATGTCGGACAGCAGCGGGTCGGACAATGATAGTGTGGTTTCCAATCGGTCGCGGAAAAGTGGAGCCTCAAATCGAAGCCGTTCAATATCACGTTCGGTATCCCGATCAGTTTCGAAGTCGCGTTCCCGTTCTCGTTCAGCATCCCGATCGCGCTCGCGTTCGCCTTCCGGATCCCGATCTGGTTCAGACGTGGACACACGGGTGAAGAAAAAACGTAAAATGTCTGCTGGTTCGGACGAGGAAGAGGCAGAAGATGAGGAAGAACCCGAGGGAGAGGATTTGGATTCGGAGGAATACGAGGATGATGACGAGGAAGATCGCCGAGGTGGaagaaagaagaaaaagaaggaaCGTTTTGGAGGATTTATTATCGACGAAGCCGAGGTTGACGACGAGGTCGATGAAGATGAGGAATGGGAGGAAGGAGCGCAGGAAATCGGAATCGTTGGCAATGAGGTCGAAGAATTCGGCCAGACGGCACGGGAAATTGAAAACAGACGTCGTGGCACTAATTTGTGGGATAATCAGAAGGAGGACGAAATCGAGGAGTATTTGAGGAAAAAATATGCAGATGAATCGATTGCGCGAAGACATTTCGGTGATGGGGGTGAAGAAATGTCGGATGAAATTACACAGCAAACGCTGCTACCAGGAATAAAAGATCCAAATTTATGGATGGTTAAATGCCGAATCGGAGAGGAAAAGGCAACGGTTTTGCTGCTAATGCGGAAGTTTTTAACATACTCTAACACAGATGAACCGCTACAAATTAAAACCGTTGTTGCGCCGGAGGGAGTCAAAGGATACGTGTATATTGAGGCTTACAAACAGACTCACGTCAAGGCAGCGATTACAAATGTAGGAAATCTTAGAATGGGTATATGGAAGCAGGAGATGGTTCCCATAAAGGAAATGACCGACATTTTGAAAGTTGTGAAAGAACAAACTGGATTAAAGCCAAAACAGTGGGTTCGTTTGAAGAGAGGCATCTACAAAGATGATATCGCACAGGTTGATTACGTAGATTTGGCTCAAAATCAGGTTCACTTGAAATTGTTACCCCGTATCGATTATACTCGACTGAGAGGGGCCTTGCGAACTACTTCAGCAGATAACGACAGAAGTAAAAAGAAACGACGTCCAGCTGCAAAACCCTTTGATCCAGAAGGAATTCGTGCTATCGGTGGGGAAGTCACGTCCGATggtgattttttgatttttgaaggcAACAGATATTCTCGAAAGGGAtttctttacaaaaatttcaCTATGTCTGCTATACTGGCCGAAGGTGTTAAACCATCGTTAGCAGAGCTAGAACGATTCGAAGAGCAGCCTGAAGAGATTAACATTGAGCTGGCTGTCCCAACTAAGGAAGACCCTTTGACatcgcattcattttcaatgggAGATAACGTAGAAGTTTGTGTGGGTGATTTGGAGAACCTACAAGCCAAGATTATAGCCATCGATGGGGCACTGATAACTGTCATGCCCAAACACGAAGATCTCAAGGATCCACTTATTTTCAAAGCGGCTGAACTGCGGAAGTATTTCAAGACTGGTGATCATGCGAAGGTTCTGGCTGGTCGCTATGAGGGTGAAACGGGGTTAATTGTCCGAGTTGAACCTAATCGTGTCGTGCTGGTTTCTGATTTGACTATGCACGAACTAGAAGTATTGCCCAGAGATCTGCAGCTATGCAGCGATATGGCAACAGGTGTTGATTCCCTGGGCCAATATCAGTGGGGAGACTTGGTACAGCTTGATGCCCAAACGGTGGGAGTGATTGTGCGGTTAGAACGCGAGAATTTCCATGTTCTTGGAATGCACGGGAAGGTGATGGAATGTAAACCTGCGGCTTTGCAGAAGCGAAGAGAAAATCGGAACACAATTGCTTTAGATTCGGACCAAAATGCTATCCGTCGAAGGGACATTGTAAAGGTTATGGAGGGACCACATGCTGGACGAGATGGGGAAATCAAACACTTGTATAGAAATCTAGCTTTCTTACACTCTCGTATGTATACCGAGAATGGAGGTATCTTTGTGTGCAAAACTAGACATCTTCAGCTGGCCGGTGGAAATAAGTCACAAGGGAACGCTTCAATGCCGATGGGCCAATTTGGCTTCATGTCCCCACGCATACATTCTCCGATGCATCCTTCAGGGGGCCGTGGTCGTGGAGGAAGAATGGGAGGTGGCCGTGGTGGAGCCAATCGTGTCAGTCGCGACCGAGAAATTCTTGGTAAAACTATTAAGATCACCGGGGGACCTTACAAGGGGGCCGTTGGAATCGTCAAGGATGCTACGGAAAGTACAGCTCGTGTTGAGTTGCATTCATCCTGTCAAACGATTTCCGTCGACAGGAACCATATTGCCGTTGTTGGAACTACCCCAAAGGAAGGGTCTGTTTCGAGCTATATTCGTACTCCAAGTCGTACGCCTGGCAGCAGTTATGGAGCTCAAACTCCTGTCTACGCTGGTTCGAAGACACCTCTTCACGGATCGCAAACTCCTTCGTACGATATTGGCAATCGTACGCCTTATGGTTCGATGACACCTTCGCACGATGGCAGTATGACTCCACGACATGGAGCATGGGACCCAGCAGTTACCAATACACCAGCTCGTTCAAACGATTTCGACTTTAACATGGAAGAACCATCTCCAAGTCCGGGGTACAATCCAAGTACACCTGGCTATCAGATCAACACTCCCTTCGCTCCTCACACACCGGGTAATATGTTCAACACGGAAAGCTACAGTCCTTATCAGCCAAGTCCCAGTCCTAGCCCTTCACCGTTCCAGGCTAACTATATGGGAACACCATCACCAAGCGGTTACTCGCCGGCCACACCAGGTGCTCCGCAGTCACCATATAATCCGCAGACACCGGGAGCCAGTCTGGATTCACAGTATGGCGAATGGTGTACAACGGATATCGAAGTTGAAATCCGTAATCACGATGATTCAGATCTAGCCGGACAAATCGGATTCATTCGAACCGTTAACAGTGGTGTCTGCTCGGTATTTTTACCGGAGGAAGATCGTGTTGTGACGGTATTGAGCAACAATCTGGAACCGGTGGTACCGAATGCTGGCGATCGATTCAAAGTCATCTTCGGCGAGGAACGTGAAACGATTGGAGAATTCTTATCGCTGTCCAGCAACAAGGAAGCGATCGTTTCGATAAACGGAAAGAGAAAATTATTCCCCCTGAACCATCTCTGCAAAGTGAAGGTCGACTAGATTGGGGCAGCTGTATCCTATCTCGCTCTGTTAATATATTAGTCATATTCATAAGATTAAGATCTACATATTACATGATGCAAACATTTCAAATGAACAACACCCAACAACAACTGATAACGTACCAACACATATATTCACTAAATAAAAGGTAAAGCTTGTATGATTTAAACACGATTTGATTTTTCTTTCCTTTTAGAACTGCACTCTTATAATAgaatatacagtgaagaccagATTATTTTGTATACTCCCGATTCTATCAGCTTTTTGACGccttatataaaaattgaaaattggtagtttgatgggctctgaCAGACGAACCAGGtggaattcgagtaaatcctttcttgagcata encodes:
- the LOC131682444 gene encoding transcription elongation factor SPT5; protein product: MSDSSGSDNDSVVSNRSRKSGASNRSRSISRSVSRSVSKSRSRSRSASRSRSRSPSGSRSGSDVDTRVKKKRKMSAGSDEEEAEDEEEPEGEDLDSEEYEDDDEEDRRGGRKKKKKERFGGFIIDEAEVDDEVDEDEEWEEGAQEIGIVGNEVEEFGQTAREIENRRRGTNLWDNQKEDEIEEYLRKKYADESIARRHFGDGGEEMSDEITQQTLLPGIKDPNLWMVKCRIGEEKATVLLLMRKFLTYSNTDEPLQIKTVVAPEGVKGYVYIEAYKQTHVKAAITNVGNLRMGIWKQEMVPIKEMTDILKVVKEQTGLKPKQWVRLKRGIYKDDIAQVDYVDLAQNQVHLKLLPRIDYTRLRGALRTTSADNDRSKKKRRPAAKPFDPEGIRAIGGEVTSDGDFLIFEGNRYSRKGFLYKNFTMSAILAEGVKPSLAELERFEEQPEEINIELAVPTKEDPLTSHSFSMGDNVEVCVGDLENLQAKIIAIDGALITVMPKHEDLKDPLIFKAAELRKYFKTGDHAKVLAGRYEGETGLIVRVEPNRVVLVSDLTMHELEVLPRDLQLCSDMATGVDSLGQYQWGDLVQLDAQTVGVIVRLERENFHVLGMHGKVMECKPAALQKRRENRNTIALDSDQNAIRRRDIVKVMEGPHAGRDGEIKHLYRNLAFLHSRMYTENGGIFVCKTRHLQLAGGNKSQGNASMPMGQFGFMSPRIHSPMHPSGGRGRGGRMGGGRGGANRVSRDREILGKTIKITGGPYKGAVGIVKDATESTARVELHSSCQTISVDRNHIAVVGTTPKEGSVSSYIRTPSRTPGSSYGAQTPVYAGSKTPLHGSQTPSYDIGNRTPYGSMTPSHDGSMTPRHGAWDPAVTNTPARSNDFDFNMEEPSPSPGYNPSTPGYQINTPFAPHTPGNMFNTESYSPYQPSPSPSPSPFQANYMGTPSPSGYSPATPGAPQSPYNPQTPGASLDSQYGEWCTTDIEVEIRNHDDSDLAGQIGFIRTVNSGVCSVFLPEEDRVVTVLSNNLEPVVPNAGDRFKVIFGEERETIGEFLSLSSNKEAIVSINGKRKLFPLNHLCKVKVD